GCATCGGGTGCCAGGCGCAAGCCGGCAGCGACAGTGTCAGGCATCGGAGATCCTTGCTGGGGTGGCGCATGCGGCCACGGTGGATGCCTGCCATTCTGGCGTCGCCTCCGCCGTGCCGCAAGGCTGGTGCCCGCAGATCGCGGCAGCCGCGGACCTATCGATCCGGACTCCGATAAGCGCTACACGAACAAGCCGGATCGCCAGGCAAATCGTCGATCGCTCCGCGATCGAACTGCACGGTCATACCCGGAAACAATTTGTCATACCCGCCTTGCTCATCCCACTTGATGCAGATCAAGCTATCAGTCGCGCAAAAAGTGCCTCCTAGACCCAGCCAACACCAAAGAAGCTATCCGTGATGCGCCCTTCCCTTCCCCTGTTGCTTAGCAGCCTACTGTTCGCCAGCGTAGCGAGCGCCGATGAACTGCGTGAGCGCGCCAGCGCCATCTTCAAGCCGATTCCCGACAAGGTCACCGAAGTCCGCGGTCAGGCGGTCAGCGAAGACCAAGCCATGCTTGGCCACAAGCTATGGTTCGATCCACGCCTGTCCAGCAGCCACGTGATCAGTTGCAACACCTGCCACAACCTGAGCATCGGCGGCAGCGACAACGTGCAGACCTCCATCGGCCACGGCTGGCAGAAAGGCCCGCGCAACTCGCCGACCGTACTGAACGCCGTGTTCAACGCCGCGCAGTTCTGGGATGGCCGCGCCAAGGACCTGCAGGAGCAAGCCAAGGGTCCGGTACAGGCCAGCGTCGAGATGAACAGCACGCCCGAGCGGGTCGTGGCGACGCTCAAGAGCATTCCGGAGTACGCCGCCGAGTTCAAGAAGGCCTTCCCCAACGACAAGGACCCGGTCAGCTTCGACAACATGGCCTACGCCCTGGAAGCCTTCGAAGTCAGCCTGACCACGCCGAACTCGCCGTTCGACCGCTTCCTCAAGGGTGAGGACAAGGCGCTGGACGACAAGCAGAAAAAAGGCCTCGCCCTGTTCATGGACGTCGGCTGCATCGCCTGCCACAACGGCGTCAACGTCGGCGGCCAGAGCTACTTCCCGTTCGGCGTGATCAAGAAGCCGGGTGCCGACATCCTGCCGGCCGGCGACAAGGGCCGCTTCACGGTCACCAATACCGCCGACGACGAGTACGTGTTCCGCGCCGCCCCGCTGCGCAACATCGCCCTGACCCCGCCGTACTTCCACAGCGGTGAGGTCTGGGAACTGGAACAGGCCGTGGCGATCATGGGCGACAGCCAACTCGGTCGTCAGCTCAAGGATGACGAAGTCAGCGCCATCACTGCCTTCCTCCACAGCCTCACCGGCGAGCAGCCGCAGGTGGCCTACCCGATCCTGCCGGCCAGCACAGCGAACACTCCGAAACCCGAGTGATCGCCTCCAGTTACCCGGCGCCAGCCGCCGGGTAACTGCGCCGCGGGCCTGCGTGCCCCGCTTCAGCTTCCCCTCTGCTCCTTGAGCAGGTCGCGAATCTCGGTCAGCAGAAGCTCTTCCTTGGAAGGCGCAGGCGGTGCAGATGGCGCCTCGGCTTCCTTGCGCTTGAGATGGTTGATGGCCTTGATCGCCATGAAGATGGCAAAGGCGATGATCACGAAGTCAACCACGGTCTGAATGAACGCACCGTACCGCAGTACCACCGCCGGGGCCTCGCCAACGGCCTCCTTGAGCACTATCGCCAGATCAGAGAAGTCCACCCCGCCGATCAGCAGCCCCAGCGGCGGCATGATCACACCATCGACGAACGACGACACGATCTTGCCGAAGGCAGCGCCGATGATGATACCCACGGCCATGTCGACGACATTTCCTCGCACGGCAAACGCCTTGAATTCGTTGATCAGACTCATACGCAGATTTTCCTTTAGTGGATGACCGGGCCGCCCGCCACGACCCTCGGGCATGGCGGTGAACGCCGTTGTAGAGCATAGGCGGGCTTGCCAGCGCAGGCCACGACAGTACGCCTTTCATCGACCGGTTATTGCGAATGAGGTTCGCTTGATCGCCGTCAACCGGTTCTCGCAGGAGGGCGACTAAGGTGGACGCCTTCCTGACAAACCGGAGCGGTTTCCATGCACGTCGAACATCACCCCCTGATCAAGGATTTTCCTGAGAAACGCGAGCAGTTGCAGAAACTGCGTCAGGAAGATCCGACCTTCGCCCGCAAGGCGGACGAGTACGAAGCGCTGGACAAGCGCATCTGCCGCGTCGAAGACGGTGTCGAAACCCTCGACGACAGCGCGCTCAATGCCCTCAAGCAGGAGCGCGTGGCAATGAAGGACGACATCGCCCGCGATCTCAAGCGCGCGTCGGGCAGCTGCTGCGGCGGTTGCTGCGGCTGATAGCGTCGGTCAGTGATAACGAAGCCCGCCATGCGCGGGCTTCTTGCTGTGTGGCCCGCTAGAACAGGCCACCGAAGCGGAACCCCGAGCCAACCCAGACGAAGGCAACCGCTGTCAGGGTGATCAGCACGATATGCAGTCCGAGTTGCGGCAGGCGCTGCGCATCCAGCTTGGGAATCAATGCCAACCGCGCATGCACGCCCAGCAATGCGGTAAATCCGAGCAACATCAGCTTTGCCTGCACCAGGTGCGCCATGGGCGATGAGTCGAACCACTGCCCATGGGGCAGCCAGAGACTGGCCAGCCAGAGCCCGCTGACGATCTGCAGCAACAGCGCGGGAATTCCGACGCGCTCGTAGAGCTGTTCGAACTGGCGTACCGGCTGCACATCGCCGCGACGCAGGGCGCCCGGCAGCACACTGCACAGCAGTACCAGATGCCCGCCCACCCAGACACTGGCGCCCAGCAGGTGCAGAAACAACAGATGTCGCATGGGGCTCACTCCTGTTCGATTTGTTTACAGTCTGGCCGCTGCCTCGCCGCTTGTGGCTGATGACGATCAAGTCAGCCGTTATCATGCGACACCCTCTACCAGACCCGGAGTTTCCCATGGCCAAGGCCAAGCGCATGTATGGCTGCACCGAATGCGGCTCGACCTTTCCCAAGTGGGCCGGCCAGTGCGGTGACTGCGGCGCCTGGAATACCTTGGTGGAAACGATCATCGAAGGTGCTGCACCGCCGTCAGGCCGCGCGGGTTGGGCTGGGGAGCAGGCCAACATCCGGACGCTGGCCGAGGTCAGTGTCGAGGAAGTGCCGCGCTTTTCCACCGCCTCCGGCGAGCTGGACCGCGTGCTCGGCGGCGGTCTGGTCGACGGTTCGGTGGTGCTGATCGGCGGCGATCCGGGCATCGGCAAGTCGACCATCCTGCTGCAGACGCTGTGCGCCATCGCCCAGCACTACCCGGCGCTCTACGTTACCGGCGAGGAATCCCAGCAGCAGGTGGCGATGCGTGCGCGCCGGCTTGACCTGCCGCAGGACCGGCTCAAGGTGATGACCGAGACCTGCATCGAATCGATCATCGCCACCGCGCGGCTGGAAAAGCCCAAGGTGATGGTGATCGACTCGATCCAGACCATCTTCACCGAGCAGCTACAGTCGGCGCCCGGCGGTGTGGCCCAGGTGCGCGAGAGCGCGGCGCTGCTGGTGCGCTACGCCAAGCAGAGCGGCACGGCGATCTTCCTCGTCGGCCACGTCACCAAGGAAGGCGCGCTGGCCGGCCCGCGGGTGCTGGAACACATGGTCGACACCGTGCTGTATTTCGAGGGCGAGTCCGACGGCCGCCTGCGCCTGCTGCGCGCGGTGAAGAACCGCTTCGGCGCGGTCAACGAACTGGGCGTGTTCGGCATGACCGACAAGGGCCTGAAGGAAGTCACCAACCCCTCGGCGATCTTCCTCACCCGCGCCCAGGAGTCGGTGCCCGGCAGCGTGGTGATGGCCACCTGGGAAGGCACCCGGCCGATGCTGGTGGAGGTGCAGGCGCTGGTCGATACCAGCCACCTGGCCAACCCGCGCCGCGTCACCCTGGGCCTGGACCAGAACCGCCTGGCCATGCTGCTGGCCGTGCTGCACCGCCACGGCAGCATTCCCACCTACGATCAGGACGTATTCATCAATGTGGTGGGCGGCGTGAAGGTGCTGGAAACCGCAGCCGACCTGGCGCTGATGGCCGCGGTGATTTCCAGCCTGCGCAATCGCCCGCTGGATACCGACCTGCTGGTGTTCGGCGAGGTGGGGCTGTCCGGCGAGATTCGCCCGGTGCCGAGCGGTCAGGAGCGCCTGAAGGAAGCCGCCAAACACGGCTTCAAGCGCGCCATCGTGCCCAAGGGCAATGCGCCGAAGGAGGCGCCTGCCGGTTTACAGATCATCGCCGTGACGCGCCTGGAGCAGGCGCTCGACGCGCTGTTCGAGTGAGCGCTACTCACCGCCGAGCGCGGCCAGCTCGCGCTCCAGCAGTGCCTCGTCGCCGAGGTTGAGTTCGACCAGGCGCCGCAGGTGGGCGATCGAGTCGAGATCGATGTGCCGACAGACGAAGCCGATCAGATCGCCCTCTTCATGAGCCATCGCCACCTCCATGCGCACCTCGGCATCATCGGCCAGGCGCACCCGCGCCTCGAACGGCCTTTCTGCATCGGCATCCCAGCCTTCCGGGCGGCGAACCAGCAGGCCTTTCAGCGACAGGTCATGCAGCTCGACCGGCCAGCGCCGGTCGCCCTGCACCAGCTCAGTGGCGGCATCGAACTCGATACGCTGGAAGCGCCGGCGGTCACTGGGGGAATCAGTCATGAACATCACTCCGCGGTGTCTGAATTCACTATAGGACAACAACTCTCGACATCGCCGTCACAACCAGCGGCGCACCCGTCCACAGTACGCCAGATAGTCGTCGCCAAACAGCTGGGTCAGCAAGCGCTCCTCATGCACGATGACAGCGCGCTGCATGGTGAAGATCAGGGCGGGAAGCAACAGCCACGGCCACAGCGTGCCCCAGAGCAGCGCGATGCCGCAGTAGATCAGGCTGTCAGCCAAATAGATCGGGTTGCGCGAAAAACCGAACGGCCCCTCTTCCAGCAGCTTCGCGGGCTTGCCATAGGGATTGACCGTGGTTCTGCGCCAGAGCATCAGCAAGCCGGCCCAGAGCATCAGCACCACGCCCGCGTCGATCAGCCCCCAGCCCAGGTAGTGCGTCCAGAGATCGCGCGGCAACGCGATCGGCAACAGCGACTCCCACAGCCAGGCCGCGGCGAGAAACAGCAGATAGATGACCGGTGGCGGCAGGATCACACCCGTGGCGCGCTTGAACATCAACCAAACTCCGGACCAGCAGTTCCAGGCAGTCTAGCGTGTCGAGCACCTATTACGGCGACCAGGATCAAGCGCGCCGCACCTACCACCTGCAGACAGCAAAAAGCCCGCTTTCGCGGGCTTTTCGATGCAGCGTTCGAACGCTTAGTTGCCGTATACCGGAAACTTGGCGCAGACCGCTTCGACCTTGCCACGGACCGCTTCGATCACCGACTCATCGCCCATGTTGTCGAGGATGTCGCAGATCCAGCCAGCCAGGTCGCGGCACTCGGTCTCGCCGAAGCCACGAGTGGTGACGGCCGGGGTGCCGATGCGCAGGCCGGAAGTCACGAACGGCGAGCGCGGATCGTTCGGCACGCTGTTCTTGTTAACGGTGATGTGCGCGTTGCCCAGGGCGGCGTCAGCATCCTTGCCGGTGATGTCCTGCTTGATCAGACTGAGCAGGAACAGGTGGTTCTGGGTACCGCCAGAGACCACGTCGAAGCCGCGCTGGATGAACACTTCGGCCATGGCCTGGGCGTTCTTCACCACCTGTTGCTGGTAGGCCTTGAACTCGGGCTGCAGGGCTTCCTTGAAGCACACCGCCTTGGCCGCGATGACGTGCTCCAGCGGACCGCCCTGGGCGCCGGGGAAGACCGCGGAGTTGAGTTTCTTCTCGATCTCCTCGTTCTTCCTGGCCAGGATCAGGCCACCGCGCGGGCCACGCAGGGTCTTGTGGGTGGTGGTGGTGACCACGTCGGCGAACGGCACCGGGTTCGGGTAGACACCGGCGGCGACCAGACCAGCCACGTGGGCCATGTCGACGAACAGATAGGCACCGACCTTGTCGGCGATTTCGCGGAAACGGGCGAAATCCAGCTTCTGCGAGTAGGCGGAGAAACCGGCGACGATCATCTTCGGCTTGTGCTCGACGGCCAGACGCTCGACTTCGTCGTAGTCGATCAGACCCTGGTCGTTGATGCCGTACTGCACGGCGTTGTACAGCTTGCCGGAAGAGGACACGCTGGCGCCGTGGGTCAGGTGGCCGCCGTGGGCCAGGCTCATGCCGAGGATGGTGTCGCCAGCGCTGAGCAGCGCCAGGTAGACGGCGGCATTGGCCTGGGAACCGGCGTGCGGCTGGACGTTGGCGTAGTCGGCGCCGAACAGCTCCTTGGCACGATCGATCGCAAGCTGCTCGACCACGTCGACGTACTCGCAACCGCCGTAGTAGCGCTTGCCCGGGTAGCCTTCGGCATACTTGTTGGTCAGCACCGAACCCTGGGCTTCCATCACCGCCGGGCTGGTGTAGTTCTCCGAGGCGATCAGCTCGATGTGGTCTTCCTGACGCTTGGCTTCCTGCTCCATGGCAGCGAAGAGATCGGCGTCGAAACGGGCGAGGGTCAAATCACGGCTGAACATGGCAGTCCTCTGAGATCAGCTGGCGGTAAAAAGAGAGGCGCGGATTCTACCCCATCCGACCGCCCGCGGGTATGAGCGATAGTCATGCACAAGATGAACGACCGCCGCGCACGCAGCCCGCGCGGAGCGCCGCCACGGTTTGCCCTGGGCGGAGCATTCGGGTAGCTTTGCGCCCTTTACATGCCGCCCGTTTTCCCGGCCGTTACGGCCTCGGGCCAGGCATCCCTCATCACTGTCACGGGCATTCGTTTCCATGGCTCAATACGTCTACACCATGCATCGGCTGAGCAAGGTCGTTCCGCCGAAACGCGAGATTCTCAAGAACATCTCCCTGTCGTTTTTCCCCGGCGCCAAGATCGGCGTGCTCGGCCTGAACGGCGCGGGCAAGTCCACCCTGCTGCGCATCATGGCCGGCGTCGACACCGAGTTCGACGGCGAGGCCCGCGCCATGCCGGGCATCAACGTCGGCTACCTGCCGCAGGAACCGCAGCTCGATCCGGAAAAGACCGTGCGCGAAGTCGTCGAGGAAGCGGTTGGCGTGATCAAGGACGCCCAGGCCCGCCTGGATGCCGTCTATGCCGCCTACGCCGAGCCGGACGCCGACTTCGATGCGCTGGCGGCCGAGCAGGCCAAGCTCGAAGCGATCCTGCAGGCATCCGACGGTCATAACCTGGAGCGCCAGCTCGAAGTCGCCGCCGACGCTCTGCGCCTGCCGGCCTGGGACGCCAAGGTCGCGCACCTGTCCGGCGGCGAAAAGCGCCGCGTCGCACTGTGCCGCCTGCTGCTGTCCGCACCGGACATGCTGCTGCTGGACGAACCGACCAACCACCTGGACGCCGACTCGGTGGCCTGGCTGGAGCGCTTCCTCCACGACTTCCCCGGCACCGTGGTGGCGATCACCCACGACCGTTACTTCCTCGACAACGTCGCCGGCTGGATCCTCGAACTCGACCGCGGCGCGGGCATCCCGTACGAAGGCAACTATTCCGGCTGGCTGGAAGCCAAATCGGCGCGTCTGGCGCAGGAGTCCAAGCAACAGTCGGCCCATGAAAAGGCCATGAAGGAAGAGCTGGAGTGGGTGCGCAAAGGCGCCAAGGCCCGCCAGTCCAAATCCAAGGCTCGTCTGCAGCGCTTCGAGGAAATGCAATCGCAGGAATTCCAGAAACGCGCAGAGACCAACGAAATCTATATCCCGGCCGGCCCGCGCCTGGGTGACAAGGTCATCGAATTCAAGAACGTCACCAAGGGCTACGGCGACCGCGTACTGATCGACGACCTCTCCTTCAGCGTGCCGAAAGGCGCCATCGTTGGCGTGATCGGTGGCAACGGTGCCGGTAAGTCGACCCTGTTCCGCATGCTGATGGGCAAGGAAACCCCGGATTCCGGCAGCATCGAAATCGGCGACACCGTGCAGTTGGCCTGCGTGGATCAGAGCCGCGACGACCTGGACGGTGGCAAGACCGTCTGGGAAGCGGTCTCCGACGGCCTGGATCAGATTCGCATCGGCAACTACGAGGTGCCATCGCGCGGTTACGTTGGCCGCTTCAACTTCAAGGGCGCCGACCAGCAGAAGTTCGTCAAGGACCTTTCCGGTGGTGAGCGCGGTCGCCTGCACCTGGCGCTGACCCTCAAGCAGGGCGCCAACGTTCTGCTGCTCGACGAACCCTCCAACGACCTCGACGTGGAAACCCTGCGCTCGCTGGAAGAGGCGCTGCTGGACTTCCCCGGCTCGGCCATCGTGATCTCCCACGACCGCTGGTTCCTCGACCGCGTCGCCACCCACATCCTCTCCTACGAGGACGATGGCGGTGTGGTGTTCTTCGAAGGCAACTACACCGAGTACGAAGCCGATCGTAAGAAGCGCCTCGGTGACGCAGCTTCCCAGCCACACCGCGTCAAGTACAAGAAACTGGCGCAGTAAGCGGTAGCTAATGACAACGGAGCCGGACAGGCTCCGCTGTCGTGTCTAGAGAAAGCCCCCACAAACAGTGGCACAATGCTGCCTACGTGAATTACTGATCCCTTCGGCAGGCGCGGCAAGCGCACCCATGCCGGACCCCGCGACCGACAAAGGACAATTCGCATGGCGGCACTTGGACTGCGCGGCAAATCACTGCTGGCATTGTTGCTCAGTTGCCTGCTTGCTTTCGTCTTTGCCGGTTTCATTGGTCGAGAGGCGTTGCTCGGCGTGCAGAGTCGCTTCGGCGAGGCCTATGCGCGCAATGTGGTCCAGCTCAACCGCGAACGCCTGTTCGCACCGGTTTCGCGCGAACTGGCACTGGCTCAACGGCTGGCGGCTTCGCAACTGACGCTGGCCTGGTTGAACGACGAGCAGGACCCGGCCAAGCGCAAGGTCTTTTTCCAGGAAGCAGCCGGCTACCAGCAGGCCTTCGGCGACCACGCCTACTTCGCCGCCTCGGCGAGCAGCAACAGCTACTACTCGAACGGACCCGACCAGCCACCCAGCGACGCGCCTCGCTATGCGATGGCCCCGGACGCTCCACGCGATGAATGGTTCTTCCAGACATTGCAGGTCGATAGCCCCTATGCCATCAACGTCGACCGTTCGGTGGTCACCGGTGAGCTCAAGGTGTGGTTCAACGTGCAGGTGCGTGACGGCGATCGGCGCCTCGGCCTGGTCGGTTCCGGCATCAGTTTGCAGGCGTTTCTGGATGACTTCATCGAGGCCAACAAGGTCGGCGTCGAGTCGATGGTGCTCGATGCCTACGGCTCCATCCTCGTCCATCCGAATCAAAATCTGGTCACGCTCAACGCCGAAACCGCGCGTGGACGCTCCTTGTCGACGAGCATCCTCGGTCAGCTCGACGACCTCGGCGAAGCCTCGGCAGTGCGTCAAGCCATGGCGGAAAGCCGCGAGAGCCCAGGCACGGTGGCGACGTTGCGCGTCACCCTGGATGGCGCGCCCCGCTTGCTGGCACTGAGCTGGATTCCAGAACTGCAGTGGTTCGTCGCCAGCGCCGTGGACCTGGGGACCGCACAGATCGTCGAGGTGCGTCCGTTGCTGCCGGCCATCGCCCTGTTTCTGGTGCTGTTCCTACTGCTGATCGGCGGCGGCGCCTGGCTGGTCGAGAAGCGCGTCCTCAAACCGTTGCGCCAGCTGAGACGCAGTGCCCAGGCCCTGGCTGCGGGGCAGTACGATGCACCCCTGCCCCTGCATCGACAGGACGAGATCGGCGAACTCAGCGCAGCCTTCGGTGCCATGGCGCAGCAGGTTCGCAGCCACACCAGCGAGCTGGAGAATCGCGTGCGTGAGCGCACTCGCGACCTGGAGCAGGCCAACCAGGAAATGGCCGCTGCGCACAAGAAGATCGACGATTCGATCGACTACGCCAGCCTCATCCAGCGTTCGATCCTGCCCAACCGACAGCTGGTCACCGCCATGGGTGATCGTCATGCCGTGCTCTGGCGGCCACGAGATGTCGTCGGCGGCGACTTCTATGTGTATCGCGCCGACGAGCATGGCTGCCTGTTCGGAATCGTCGATTGCGCAGGTCACGGCGTGCCCGGCGCGTTGATGACGATGCTGGCCCACGCCGCCATCGATCAGGCGCTCGGCACGACCGGACTGGACGATCCCGCCGCCGCGCTCGCGCGCACCGATGCGATCGTGCGCAACATGCTGCGCGAAGAGCAGGACTCCCACGCTCTGGCGACGAACATGGACATCGGCCTGGCGTATGTCGATTTGCGCCAGCGCAAGGTGCATTATTCCGGCGCGAAAATTGCGTTGTACTACTGTGACGGCGAAGAGGTGCACGAGATCAAGGCAGCGCGGCGCGCCATCGGCGATAAACGCATCGGCGACTACCGCAACACCAGCGTCGATCTGCAACCGGGGCGGACCTTCTACATGACCACCGATGGTTTCCTCGACCAGGCCGGCGGCGACGATGGGTTCGGGTTCGGCAACAGCCGCTTCGCCAGCATGATTCGTGAGCATGCACGGCTTCCCCTGGCCGAACAGGGCGAAGCCTTCAGCCTCGCACTGGCGCGCTATCAGGGTGAATTCCCACAGCGCGATGACATCACGATGTTATGTTTCCGTTTCGATTGAGACAGGGAGTTGGCCATGGCCCCCATTGACATGTTCGCGATGCGCGAATGCTACAACCAGCAACAGATCCTGCTGTGCTTCAACGGCCCCATCTCCCGCAGCCTGATCGAAGAGATCGGCAATGCCCTGCGTAACTACATGAGCGAAGAACAGGCGCACCCGTCCTCGGCCATGGACGTGTTCGCCGTGTACATCGAGATGACCCAGAACATTCGCCACTACACCCGCGAAAAGAACTGGTCCGATCAACAGGCCGGCGCCACGGTCGTGGTCGCACGCGATGACCAGGGCCGTTACGTGGTGTCGGCCGGCAACCTGATCGAACCCGCTGATGGCCAGCTGCTGCTTACCGCGGTCGCCGAACTGGCGAAAAAGGACAAGGCCGGCCTCAAGGCCCTGTACAAGGAACAGCTGCGCAAACCCCGCGACGAACACGTAGCAACCGGCGCCGGCCTCGGTCTGATCGACATCGCCCGCAAGTCCAGCGAGCCGCTCAAGGCTTCGCTGCAGCCGGTCTCCGACGAGCTTTCCTTCATCAGCCTGAGCGCCGTCATCTGAAACTCAAGAGCATCCCCATGAACGATTTTTCAATCCCTGGCAGCCAGTCCACTCCCGCCATCCAGTCCGACTGGGAAAAAGGCATCGTCTCGATGCAGGGCGACTCGTATCCGGAAAACTCCTACGAGCTGTTCCACCAGGTCTACGAATGGATCGAACGCTTCCTTGGCGAAGCCACACATCCGCTCAGCCTCGAACTGCGCCTGCTGTACCTGAACACCAGCAGCATCAAGGCGATGATGGATATCTTCGATCTGCTCGAAGCCGCCTCCCAGGAAGGCCGCCAGGTCGCGGTCAACTGGTACTACGACATCCGCAACGAGCGCGTCGTGGAGTTGGCCGAAGAGTTCAAGGAAGACTGCACCTTTCCCTTTTCCATCCAGAGTCACGACTGACAGAAGGTCGATATGCGTGGGCCATCGCCGCTAGAGCAAGAGGTCATCAATCTCCTCGCCGATCCGCAGTTCGAGGGGCACCCGCTGAAAGAGGCCCTGAGCCAGCTATGGGGAGCCCACCATGATCTGCTGGGCCGCATCGAGCGCATCGCCCGCGTATCGGACGGCTACCAGAGCATCGCCCGCGAGCGCGAACTGAGCCTGGCTGCACGCTTCGACAAGCAGTTGCGCCAGCTGGAAAAGGTCGCGCGCATCTCCGACCGCTACCAGATGATGATGCAGGACCTGAATGCCTCGCTGCGCGAGGCCTCGACCCTCGACACCCTGACCGGCATCGCCAACCGCCGCCTGCTGACCGAGCGCCTGCGCGAGGAAAGCGAGCGCGCCAAACGCTACGGCCGGCCGCTGGCCATGGTCATGCTGGATATCGACCGCTTCAAGGTCATCAACGACGAATACGGCCATGAAGTCGGCGACCGCGTGCTGATCGAAGTGGTGCGTGTCATGGAATCGGAGATTCGCGAACACGACCTCTGCGGTCGCTGGGGCGGCGAGGAATTCCTCATCCTGATGCCGGAAAGCAATGCCGAGATGGCCTGCACGGTGATGCGCCGCCTCGGCGAAAGCATTGCCG
This DNA window, taken from Pseudomonas sp. FeN3W, encodes the following:
- a CDS encoding cytochrome-c peroxidase, with protein sequence MRPSLPLLLSSLLFASVASADELRERASAIFKPIPDKVTEVRGQAVSEDQAMLGHKLWFDPRLSSSHVISCNTCHNLSIGGSDNVQTSIGHGWQKGPRNSPTVLNAVFNAAQFWDGRAKDLQEQAKGPVQASVEMNSTPERVVATLKSIPEYAAEFKKAFPNDKDPVSFDNMAYALEAFEVSLTTPNSPFDRFLKGEDKALDDKQKKGLALFMDVGCIACHNGVNVGGQSYFPFGVIKKPGADILPAGDKGRFTVTNTADDEYVFRAAPLRNIALTPPYFHSGEVWELEQAVAIMGDSQLGRQLKDDEVSAITAFLHSLTGEQPQVAYPILPASTANTPKPE
- the mscL gene encoding large-conductance mechanosensitive channel protein MscL, with translation MSLINEFKAFAVRGNVVDMAVGIIIGAAFGKIVSSFVDGVIMPPLGLLIGGVDFSDLAIVLKEAVGEAPAVVLRYGAFIQTVVDFVIIAFAIFMAIKAINHLKRKEAEAPSAPPAPSKEELLLTEIRDLLKEQRGS
- a CDS encoding DUF465 domain-containing protein: MHVEHHPLIKDFPEKREQLQKLRQEDPTFARKADEYEALDKRICRVEDGVETLDDSALNALKQERVAMKDDIARDLKRASGSCCGGCCG
- a CDS encoding CopD family protein — encoded protein: MRHLLFLHLLGASVWVGGHLVLLCSVLPGALRRGDVQPVRQFEQLYERVGIPALLLQIVSGLWLASLWLPHGQWFDSSPMAHLVQAKLMLLGFTALLGVHARLALIPKLDAQRLPQLGLHIVLITLTAVAFVWVGSGFRFGGLF
- the radA gene encoding DNA repair protein RadA; protein product: MAKAKRMYGCTECGSTFPKWAGQCGDCGAWNTLVETIIEGAAPPSGRAGWAGEQANIRTLAEVSVEEVPRFSTASGELDRVLGGGLVDGSVVLIGGDPGIGKSTILLQTLCAIAQHYPALYVTGEESQQQVAMRARRLDLPQDRLKVMTETCIESIIATARLEKPKVMVIDSIQTIFTEQLQSAPGGVAQVRESAALLVRYAKQSGTAIFLVGHVTKEGALAGPRVLEHMVDTVLYFEGESDGRLRLLRAVKNRFGAVNELGVFGMTDKGLKEVTNPSAIFLTRAQESVPGSVVMATWEGTRPMLVEVQALVDTSHLANPRRVTLGLDQNRLAMLLAVLHRHGSIPTYDQDVFINVVGGVKVLETAADLALMAAVISSLRNRPLDTDLLVFGEVGLSGEIRPVPSGQERLKEAAKHGFKRAIVPKGNAPKEAPAGLQIIAVTRLEQALDALFE
- a CDS encoding PilZ domain-containing protein, with the translated sequence MTDSPSDRRRFQRIEFDAATELVQGDRRWPVELHDLSLKGLLVRRPEGWDADAERPFEARVRLADDAEVRMEVAMAHEEGDLIGFVCRHIDLDSIAHLRRLVELNLGDEALLERELAALGGE
- a CDS encoding isoprenylcysteine carboxylmethyltransferase family protein, whose amino-acid sequence is MFKRATGVILPPPVIYLLFLAAAWLWESLLPIALPRDLWTHYLGWGLIDAGVVLMLWAGLLMLWRRTTVNPYGKPAKLLEEGPFGFSRNPIYLADSLIYCGIALLWGTLWPWLLLPALIFTMQRAVIVHEERLLTQLFGDDYLAYCGRVRRWL
- the glyA gene encoding serine hydroxymethyltransferase, whose amino-acid sequence is MFSRDLTLARFDADLFAAMEQEAKRQEDHIELIASENYTSPAVMEAQGSVLTNKYAEGYPGKRYYGGCEYVDVVEQLAIDRAKELFGADYANVQPHAGSQANAAVYLALLSAGDTILGMSLAHGGHLTHGASVSSSGKLYNAVQYGINDQGLIDYDEVERLAVEHKPKMIVAGFSAYSQKLDFARFREIADKVGAYLFVDMAHVAGLVAAGVYPNPVPFADVVTTTTHKTLRGPRGGLILARKNEEIEKKLNSAVFPGAQGGPLEHVIAAKAVCFKEALQPEFKAYQQQVVKNAQAMAEVFIQRGFDVVSGGTQNHLFLLSLIKQDITGKDADAALGNAHITVNKNSVPNDPRSPFVTSGLRIGTPAVTTRGFGETECRDLAGWICDILDNMGDESVIEAVRGKVEAVCAKFPVYGN
- the ettA gene encoding energy-dependent translational throttle protein EttA, which codes for MAQYVYTMHRLSKVVPPKREILKNISLSFFPGAKIGVLGLNGAGKSTLLRIMAGVDTEFDGEARAMPGINVGYLPQEPQLDPEKTVREVVEEAVGVIKDAQARLDAVYAAYAEPDADFDALAAEQAKLEAILQASDGHNLERQLEVAADALRLPAWDAKVAHLSGGEKRRVALCRLLLSAPDMLLLDEPTNHLDADSVAWLERFLHDFPGTVVAITHDRYFLDNVAGWILELDRGAGIPYEGNYSGWLEAKSARLAQESKQQSAHEKAMKEELEWVRKGAKARQSKSKARLQRFEEMQSQEFQKRAETNEIYIPAGPRLGDKVIEFKNVTKGYGDRVLIDDLSFSVPKGAIVGVIGGNGAGKSTLFRMLMGKETPDSGSIEIGDTVQLACVDQSRDDLDGGKTVWEAVSDGLDQIRIGNYEVPSRGYVGRFNFKGADQQKFVKDLSGGERGRLHLALTLKQGANVLLLDEPSNDLDVETLRSLEEALLDFPGSAIVISHDRWFLDRVATHILSYEDDGGVVFFEGNYTEYEADRKKRLGDAASQPHRVKYKKLAQ